In Vespula vulgaris chromosome 7, iyVesVulg1.1, whole genome shotgun sequence, a single window of DNA contains:
- the LOC127065227 gene encoding chromodomain-helicase-DNA-binding protein Mi-2 homolog isoform X5, with translation MASDEEVEESYAGEDDLDETGGQVSNISQQVDGSSDAEKSPILEEDDDYEPEERKKKKGKKRKARSEDKKGKKKKKKKKSDSGDESDFGGGDVGDAAGDDSDYAGNRKSRKSSSRKSSSHNESATQGQEPTTGMPTIEEVCNTFGLTDVQIEYSDADFQNLTTYKLFQQHVRPLLAKENPKVPMSKLMMLVAAKWRDFSELNPHTQPDADASSTNVDDDSRNVRTNRSGPVQEAEDEEDDDEDSDRKRKSRGTRAKKGKKASKVPTLKIKLGKRKRGSSDEEAEGSGAGSDRDSDMEFEQMLANAEKGSGGDGNMKAGAEEGEVEPPAEPPVRRKAKTKIGNKTKKKKKTKTTSKFPDGEEGLQTDHQDYCEVCQQGGEIILCDTCPRAYHLVCLEPELEETPEGKWSCPHCEGEGAAEDDDEHMEFCRVCKDGGELLCCDSCTSAYHTHCLNPPLSEIPDGDWKCPRCSCPPLRGKVAKILTWRWKECPETPSEEPSTSKATPKQRKIREFFVKWADMSYWHCDWVTELQLDVFHPLMFRNYSRKYDMDEPPKLEEPLDESDSRVKRLKEQDGATNRDEYNLEERFYRYGVRPEWLVVHRVINHRLQRDGRAIYLVKWRELGYDQATWEDEHEDIPGLKQAIEYYLDLRAANCCDGSSSRKGKKGKGKKSKTRELIDDEERTPKRYTPPPDKPTTDLKKKYERQPEYLDQTGMQLHPYQLEGLNWLRYSWGQGIDTILADEMGLGKTIQTITFLYSLYKEGHCKGPFLVSVPLSTIINWEREFETWAPDFYCVTYVGDKDSRMVIRENELSFEEGAVRGIRASKIRSSQIKFNVLLTSYELISIDSACLGSIDWAVLVVDEAHRLKSNQSKFFRLLASYNIAYKLLLTGTPLQNNLEELFHLLNFLCRDKFNDLAAFQNEFADISKEEQVKKLHEMLGPHMLRRLKADVLKNMPSKSEFIVRVELSPMQKKYYKYILTRNFEALNPKGGGQQVSLLNIMMDLKKCCNHPYLFPAASQEAPTGPNGNYETSALIKAAGKLVLLSKMLKKLRDDGHRVLIFSQMTKMLDILEDYLEGEGYKYERIDGNITGAQRQEAIDRFNAPGAQQFVFLLSTRAGGLGINLATADTVIIYDSDWNPHNDIQAFSRAHRIGQANKVMIYRFVTRNSVEERVTQVAKRKMMLTHLVVRPGMGGKGANFSKQELDDILRFGTEELFKEEEGKEDEAIHYDDKAVAELLDRSKEGIEQKENWANEYLSSFKVASYVTKEGETEEEADTEIIKQEAENTDPAYWIKLLRHHYEQQQEDIARTLGKGKRVRKQVNYNDGGVTGDQGARDDQPWQENLSDYNSDFSAPSDDDKEDDDFDEKGDGDLLSRRSRRRLERRDEKDRPLPPLLARVNGNIEVLGFNARQRKAFLNAIMRYGMPPQDAFNSQWLVRDLRGKSEKNFKAYVSLFMRHLCEPGADNAETFADGVPREGLSRQHVLTRIGVMSLIRKKVQEFEHINGYYSMPEMIRKPVEPVKVDATGDAATGTSSTSATPATSNAPSPSPAATPTPTSASGTMTSENNKANADSSETKDSKDDQKEKEGNDSKDPKEDSKDKEEDDGSKDKEKDKEDIKKEIKKEIKKEEKEMEIDISDKDKDKNDGKDEKGSTKHDVKTETGDNKQKESEEDVVIVKDDEEETEKREDKDTKEKDTKDCDSEILKPKRKFMFNIADGGFTELHTLWLNEEKAAVPGREYEIWHRRHDYWLLAGIVTHGYGRWQDIQNDIRFAIINEPFKMDVGKGNFLEIKNKFLARRFKLLEQALVIEEQLRRAAYLNLTQDPNHPAMSLNARFAEVECLAESHQHLSKESLAGNKPANAVLHKVLNQLEELLSDMKSDVSRLPATLARIPPVAQRLQMSERSILSRLAATAPGGNSSQAGQAALLAQQFPAGFSGGQLPATFAGAANFGNFRPQYSVPGQPPQGFTGQ, from the exons ATGGCATCGGACGAAGAGGTGGAAGAAAGCTACGCGG GAGAAGATGATCTGGATGAAACTGGAGGTCAGGTTTCTAATATTAGTCAACAAGTAGATGGCTCATCTGATGCAGAGAAATCTCCAATATTA gaagaagatgatgattatgaacctgaggaaagaaaaaagaagaagggtaaAAAACGGAAAGCACGCAGTGAGGATAAAAaaggcaagaaaaagaagaaaaagaaaaagtctgATTCTGGagat GAAAGTGATTTCGGTGGTGGAGATGTTGGCGATGCAGCAGGTGATGACAGCGACTATGCAGGCAATAGGAAGAGCAGAAAGTCTTCGTCGAGGAAATCATCGAGTCATAATGAGTCAGCTACACAAGGGCAGGAACCCACAACTGGAATGCCAACAATAGAAGAAGTGTGCAACACCTTTGGTTTAACTGATGTACAAATAGAATACTCTGATGcagattttcaaaatttaacgACATACAAACTGTTTCAACAACATGTTAGACCACTTTTAGCAAAAGAAAATCCTAAA GTTCCCATGTCCAAACTGATGATGCTGGTAGCAGCTAAGTGGCGAGACTTCTCCGAGCTGAATCCACACACCCAACCGGATGCAGATGCGTCGTCTACAAACGTGGATGACGATAGCAGAAATGTAAGAACAAATCGCAGTGGACCGGTGCAAGAGGCCGAGGATgaagaggacgacgacgaggatagTGATCGAAAAAGGAAGTCTAGAGGAACTAGGGCTAAAAAAGGCAAAAAAGCATCTAAAGTACCAACGCTTAAAATAAAACTTGGAAAACGTAAAAGGGGAAGTTCA GATGAAGAGGCGGAGGGAAGCGGGGCAGGGTCTGATCGCGATTCCGACATGGAGTTCGAACAAATGCTGGCCAATGCAGAAAAAGGATCTGGTGGGGATGGAAACATGAAGGCAGGCGCAGAAGAGGGTGAAGTGGAACCACCGGCAGAACCTCCTGTTCGCAGAAAGGCAAAGACTAAGATCGGCAACAAaactaagaagaaaaagaagacaaaaactACATCTAAATTTCCAGATGGAGAAGAAGGTCTTCAG ACTGATCATCAAGATTACTGCGAGGTGTGTCAACAAGGTGGAGAAATCATATTATGTGATACCTGCCCAAGAGCATATCATTTGGTGTGTTTAGAACCTGAATTAGAAGAAACACCAGAAGGAAAATGGAGTTGTCCTCATTGCGAAGGAGAAG GTGCAGCAGAAGATGACGATGAACATATGGAGTTTTGTAGAGTGTGTAAAGATGGTGGTGAATTGTTGTGTTGTGATAGTTGCACAAGTGCTTATCACACACATTGTTTAAATCCTCCCCTGTCAGAAATTCCAGATGGTGACTGGAAATGTCCTAGGTGTTCTTGTCCGCCATTGCGTGGCAAAG TTGCAAAAATATTAACGTGGAGGTGGAAAGAATGCCCGGAAACGCCATCAGAAGAACCTTCAACAAGCAAAGCAACACCAAAGCAACGTAAAATACGCGAGTTTTTCGTAAAGTGGGCCGATATGTCTTATTGGCATTGTGATTGGGTCACAGAATTACAATTGGATGTTTTCCATCCACTTATGTTCAG AAATTACTCGCGTAAATACGATATGGATGAACCGCCGAAATTAGAAGAACCATTGGATGAAAGTGACTCTCGTGTAAAGAGATTGAAAGAACAAGATGGTGCTACTAATAGAGATGAATATAATTTAGAAGAACGATTTTATCGCTATGGTGTACGTCCTGAATGGCTCGTTGTTCATCGAGTCATTAACCACAGACTTCAACGAGACGGTCGAGCGATATATCTTGTTAAATGGAGAGAACTAGGCTACGATCAAGCTACTTGGGAAGATGAACACGAAGATATACCAGGATTGAAACAAGCTATAGAATATTACTTAGACTTAAGGGCAGCAAATTGTTGCGATGGTAGTTCGTCTCGTAAGGGTAAGAAAG GTAAGGGTAAGAAGTCTAAAACACGCGAACTCATTGATGACGAAGAGAGAACACCGAAACGTTACACACCACCGCCAGATAAACCAACTACCGATCTTAAGAAAAAGTACGAACGTCAACCGGAGTATTTGGATCAAACAGGAATGCAGTTACATCCTTATCAATTAGAG GGCTTAAATTGGTTGAGGTATTCATGGGGACAAGGCATAGATACTATATTAGCGGATGAAATGGGTTTAGGCAAAACTATACAAACCATaacgtttttatattctctttataaAGAAGGCCACTGTAAAGGACCTTTTCTTGTATCTGTTCCACTCTCAACGATTATTAATTGGGAACGTGAATTTGAAACTTGGGCACCTGACTTTTACTGCGTTACCTATGTTG GTGACAAAGATAGCAGAATGGTGATCCGTGAAAATGAATTGTCCTTTGAAGAAGGAGCTGTTCGTGGCATCCGAGCATCTAAGATTAGATCGTCTCAAATAAAGTTTAACGTATTATTAACAAGTTACGAATTGATTTCCATAGATTCAGCTTGTTTGGGTTCGATAGATTGGGCTGTACTTGTCGTAGACGAGGCTCATAGATTGAAATCGAATCAGTCGAAATTTTTCCGATTACTTGCATCTTACAATATTGCATATAAACTTTTGCTAACCGGTACACCGTTACAGAATAATTTAGAAGAATTGTTCCACTTATTGAACTTCTTATGTCGAGACAAATTCAACGACCTAGCAGCATTCCAAAATGAATTCGCTGATATCTCGAAGGAAgaacaagtaaaaaaattacacgAGATGCTTGGACCGCACATGTTGCGACGATTAAAAGCTGACGTCTTGAAG AATATGCCAAGCAAATCGGAATTCATAGTCAGAGTTGAATTATCACCGatgcaaaagaaatattacaaatacatCTTAACGAGAAACTTCGAAGCTCTTAATCCTAAGGGTGGAGGCCAACAAGtatctttattaaatataatgatgGATCTTAAGAAGTGTTGCAATCATCCCTACTTATTTCCCGCTGCATCGCAAGAAGCACCTACTGGACCTAACGGAAATTACGAGACATCGGCATTAATTAAAGCTGCTGGAAAATTAGTTTTATTGAGCAAGAtgttaaagaaattaagagaCGATGGTCATAGAGTTCTTATATTCTCTCAGATGACTAAGATGTTGGATATACTCGAAGATTATTTAGAGGGAGAAGGATACAAATACGAGAGAATAGATGGTAACATTACAGGTGCACAGAGACAGGAAGCTATCGATAGATTTAATGCTCCTGGTGCACAACAATTTGTGTTTTTACTTTCGACGCGTGCTGGTGGATTAGGTATCAATCTGGCAACAGCAGATACCGTAATCATTTATGATTCCGATTGGAATCCGCATAACGACATTCAAGCGTTCAGTAGAGCACACAGAATTGGTCAAGCCAATAAAGTTATGATTTATAGGTTTGTCACTCGTAACTCTGTTGAAGAAAGAGTGACGCAAGTAGCTAAACGTAAAATGATGCTTACACATTTGGTTGTTCGACCAGGCATGGGTGGTAAAGGTGCTAATTTCAGCAAACAAGAACTCGATGATATTCTTCGATTTG GTAccgaagaattatttaaagaggaagaaggtaaGGAAGATGAAGCGATTCATTACGACGATAAAGCAGTAGCCGAATTGTTAGATAGAAGCAAGGAAGGTATTGAGCAAAAGGAAAATTGGGCGAATGAGTACTTAAGTTCGTTTAAAGTTGCCTCTTACGTTACGAAAGAAGGTGAAaccgaagaagaagcagaCACCGAGATTATTAAGCAAGAAGCTGAAAATACTGATCCAGCGTATTGGATCAAGTTATTGAGGCATCATTATGAGCAACAACAAGAAGATATAGCTAGAACACTTGGAAAGGGTAAAAGAGTTCGGAAACAAGTTAATTATAACGACGGTGGTGTCACGGGTGATCAAGGTGCAAGAGACGATCAACCGTGGCAAGAAAATTTGTCGGATTATAACAGCGACTTTAGTGCACCGAGTGACGACGATAAGGAGGACGATGACTTCGATGAAAAGGGCGACGGAGATTTGTTATCTCGTAGAAGTAGACGAAGATTGGAAAGGCGAGATGAAAAGGATAGACCTCTTCCTCCGTTACTTGCTCGAGTAAATGGTAACATTGAGGTATTGGGTTTTAATGCTAGACAACGAAAAGCATTCCTAAATGCTATTATGCGTTATGGTATGCCTCCGCAAGATGCATTTAATTCTCAGTGGTTGGTACGAGATCTAAGAGGGAAgtcagaaaaaaatttcaaagctTACGTTTCACTTTTTATGCGACACCTTTGCGAGCCAGGTGCCGATAATGCGGAAACATTTGCCGATGGGGTACCAAGAGAAGGTCTTAGTCGACAACATGTTTTAACGAGAATCGGCGTAATGTCTTTGATCAGGAAAAAGGTCCAAGAATTTGAACACATTAATGGATATTATTCCATGCCAGAAATGATTCGTAAACCGGTAGAACCTGTAAAGGTAGATGCTACTGGTGACGCAGCAACGGGCACTAGTAGTACAAGTGCAACACCTGCTACTTCGAACGCACCTAGTCCCAGTCCTGCTGCTACGCCAACGCCCACGTCCGCATCTGGCACGATGACTAGTGAAAATAACAAAGCTAATGCTGACTCATCAGAGACAAAGGATTCCAAGGACgaccaaaaggaaaaagag GGTAATGATTCTAAAGATCCCAAAGAAGATTCTAAAGACAAAGAGGAGGATGACGGTAgtaaggataaagaaaaggataaggaAGACattaagaaggaaataaaaaaagaaattaaaaaggaagaaaaggaaatggagATAGACATATCGGATAAGGATAAGGATAAGAATGATGGAAAGGATGAGAAAGGTTCGACAAAACATGATGTAAAAACGGAGACAGGAGACAATAAGCAAAAGGAATCCGAGGAGGATGTTGTTATCGTTAAAGACGATGAAGAGGAAACGGAGAAACGAGAG gaTAAAGATACGAAGGAGAAGGATACAAAGGACTGTGATTCTGAAATACTTAAACCTAAGCGTAAATTCATGTTCAACATTGCTGACGGTGGTTTCACGGAGCTGCATACTTTGTGgttaaatgaagaaaaagctGCTGTACCTGGTCGTGAATATGAAATTTGGCACCGAAGACACGATTACTGGTTATTGGCTGGTATCGTCACTCATGGATACGGTCGTTGGCAAGATATTCAAAATGATATAAG ATTCGCAATAATTAACGAACCATTCAAGATGGACGTGGGAAAGGGTaactttttagaaataaaaaataaatttttggcCAGGCGTTTCAAACTTCTGGAACAGGCATTAGTGATAGAAGAACAATTGAGGAGGGCCGCGTACCTGAACTTAACGCAGGATCCCAATCATCCTGCAATGAGTCTCAATGCCCGATTCGCCGAAGTTGAGTGCCTTGCCGAATCACATCAACACCTTAGCAAAGAAAGCCTTGCTGGCAATAAACCTGCGAATGCAGTACTG